Proteins encoded within one genomic window of Pongo pygmaeus isolate AG05252 chromosome 18, NHGRI_mPonPyg2-v2.0_pri, whole genome shotgun sequence:
- the LOC129015331 gene encoding uncharacterized protein LOC129015331 isoform X6, producing MSGSPQASYPQTYSFTLKHQEIRTFWNLNMRGIGGEEGTEEESSPGQAGGKLKMAACPSWVAEVGAAGALADPGGLKSGSVLPSQTGILGRYRKLRPQRLKFHSDPGEPESGESPWSPPINPKDSHKDFRGSWQLLHFQLPDPAHFPLSANSNLGPSRGKRLQPSLTPLQMETCAPG from the exons ATGAGTGGATCCCCACAGGCCAG CTATCCCCAAACATACTCGTTTACACTGAAGCACCAAGAGATCAGAACCTTCTGGAATCTTAATATGCGAGGAATCGGTGGAGAAGAAGGCACTGAAGAAGAGTCGtccccaggccaggctggagGGAAACTCAAGATGGCGGCCTGTCCCTCCTGGGTGGCGGAAGTGGGAGCAGCAGGGGCCCTGGCGGATCCGGGAGGCCTGAAGAGCGGAAGCGTCCTCCCCTCTCAG ACAGGGATCCTTGGGAGATACAG GAAGCTGAGACCCCAGAGGCTGAAATTTCACTcagacccaggagagccagagTCCGGAGAATCCCCCTGGTCTCCGCCCATCAATCCCAAA GACAGCCACAAGGACTTTCGGGGGTCGTGGCAGCTGCTCCACTTCCAACTTCCAGATCCCGCTCACTTTCCTCTTTCCGCCAACTCCAACCTGGGACCAAGCAGGGGAAAGCGGCTCCAGCCCAGCTTGACGCCCCTGCAAATGGAGACCTGTGCACCTGGTT AG
- the LOC129015331 gene encoding uncharacterized protein LOC129015331 isoform X4 codes for MSGSPQASYPQTYSFTLKHQEIRTFWNLNMRGIGGEEGTEEESSPGQAGGKLKMAACPSWVAEVGAAGALADPGGLKSGSVLPSQTGILGRYRKLRPQRLKFHSDPGEPESGESPWSPPINPKDSHKDFRGSWQLLHFQLPDPAHFPLSANSNLGPSRGKRLQPSLTPLQMETCAPGYKRAKP; via the exons ATGAGTGGATCCCCACAGGCCAG CTATCCCCAAACATACTCGTTTACACTGAAGCACCAAGAGATCAGAACCTTCTGGAATCTTAATATGCGAGGAATCGGTGGAGAAGAAGGCACTGAAGAAGAGTCGtccccaggccaggctggagGGAAACTCAAGATGGCGGCCTGTCCCTCCTGGGTGGCGGAAGTGGGAGCAGCAGGGGCCCTGGCGGATCCGGGAGGCCTGAAGAGCGGAAGCGTCCTCCCCTCTCAG ACAGGGATCCTTGGGAGATACAG GAAGCTGAGACCCCAGAGGCTGAAATTTCACTcagacccaggagagccagagTCCGGAGAATCCCCCTGGTCTCCGCCCATCAATCCCAAA GACAGCCACAAGGACTTTCGGGGGTCGTGGCAGCTGCTCCACTTCCAACTTCCAGATCCCGCTCACTTTCCTCTTTCCGCCAACTCCAACCTGGGACCAAGCAGGGGAAAGCGGCTCCAGCCCAGCTTGACGCCCCTGCAAATGGAGACCTGTGCACCTGGTT ATAAAAGGGCAAAGCCTTGA
- the LOC129015331 gene encoding uncharacterized protein LOC129015331 isoform X3 has translation MSGSPQASYPQTYSFTLKHQEIRTFWNLNMRGIGGEEGTEEESSPGQAGGKLKMAACPSWVAEVGAAGALADPGGLKSGSVLPSQTGILGRYSRKLRPQRLKFHSDPGEPESGESPWSPPINPKDSHKDFRGSWQLLHFQLPDPAHFPLSANSNLGPSRGKRLQPSLTPLQMETCAPGYKRAKP, from the exons ATGAGTGGATCCCCACAGGCCAG CTATCCCCAAACATACTCGTTTACACTGAAGCACCAAGAGATCAGAACCTTCTGGAATCTTAATATGCGAGGAATCGGTGGAGAAGAAGGCACTGAAGAAGAGTCGtccccaggccaggctggagGGAAACTCAAGATGGCGGCCTGTCCCTCCTGGGTGGCGGAAGTGGGAGCAGCAGGGGCCCTGGCGGATCCGGGAGGCCTGAAGAGCGGAAGCGTCCTCCCCTCTCAG ACAGGGATCCTTGGGAGATACAG CAGGAAGCTGAGACCCCAGAGGCTGAAATTTCACTcagacccaggagagccagagTCCGGAGAATCCCCCTGGTCTCCGCCCATCAATCCCAAA GACAGCCACAAGGACTTTCGGGGGTCGTGGCAGCTGCTCCACTTCCAACTTCCAGATCCCGCTCACTTTCCTCTTTCCGCCAACTCCAACCTGGGACCAAGCAGGGGAAAGCGGCTCCAGCCCAGCTTGACGCCCCTGCAAATGGAGACCTGTGCACCTGGTT ATAAAAGGGCAAAGCCTTGA
- the LOC129015331 gene encoding uncharacterized protein LOC129015331 isoform X8 — translation MSGSPQASYPQTYSFTLKHQEIRTFWNLNMRGIGGEEGTEEESSPGQAGGKLKMAACPSWVAEVGAAGALADPGGLKSGSVLPSQEAETPEAEISLRPRRARVRRIPLVSAHQSQRQPQGLSGVVAAAPLPTSRSRSLSSFRQLQPGTKQGKAAPAQLDAPANGDLCTWL, via the exons ATGAGTGGATCCCCACAGGCCAG CTATCCCCAAACATACTCGTTTACACTGAAGCACCAAGAGATCAGAACCTTCTGGAATCTTAATATGCGAGGAATCGGTGGAGAAGAAGGCACTGAAGAAGAGTCGtccccaggccaggctggagGGAAACTCAAGATGGCGGCCTGTCCCTCCTGGGTGGCGGAAGTGGGAGCAGCAGGGGCCCTGGCGGATCCGGGAGGCCTGAAGAGCGGAAGCGTCCTCCCCTCTCAG GAAGCTGAGACCCCAGAGGCTGAAATTTCACTcagacccaggagagccagagTCCGGAGAATCCCCCTGGTCTCCGCCCATCAATCCCAAA GACAGCCACAAGGACTTTCGGGGGTCGTGGCAGCTGCTCCACTTCCAACTTCCAGATCCCGCTCACTTTCCTCTTTCCGCCAACTCCAACCTGGGACCAAGCAGGGGAAAGCGGCTCCAGCCCAGCTTGACGCCCCTGCAAATGGAGACCTGTGCACCTGGTT ATAA
- the LOC129015331 gene encoding uncharacterized protein LOC129015331 isoform X2, producing MSGSPQASYPQTYSFTLKHQEIRTFWNLNMRGIGGEEGTEEESSPGQAGGKLKMAACPSWVAEVGAAGALADPGGLKSGSVLPSQTGILGRYRKLRPQRLKFHSDPGEPESGESPWSPPINPKDSHKDFRGSWQLLHFQLPDPAHFPLSANSNLGPSRGKRLQPSLTPLQMETCAPGCEHFRGCHTGHTLRCLDSFAKCYIREAHPCCCVWQDLCIFIFP from the exons ATGAGTGGATCCCCACAGGCCAG CTATCCCCAAACATACTCGTTTACACTGAAGCACCAAGAGATCAGAACCTTCTGGAATCTTAATATGCGAGGAATCGGTGGAGAAGAAGGCACTGAAGAAGAGTCGtccccaggccaggctggagGGAAACTCAAGATGGCGGCCTGTCCCTCCTGGGTGGCGGAAGTGGGAGCAGCAGGGGCCCTGGCGGATCCGGGAGGCCTGAAGAGCGGAAGCGTCCTCCCCTCTCAG ACAGGGATCCTTGGGAGATACAG GAAGCTGAGACCCCAGAGGCTGAAATTTCACTcagacccaggagagccagagTCCGGAGAATCCCCCTGGTCTCCGCCCATCAATCCCAAA GACAGCCACAAGGACTTTCGGGGGTCGTGGCAGCTGCTCCACTTCCAACTTCCAGATCCCGCTCACTTTCCTCTTTCCGCCAACTCCAACCTGGGACCAAGCAGGGGAAAGCGGCTCCAGCCCAGCTTGACGCCCCTGCAAATGGAGACCTGTGCACCTGGTTGTGAGCATTTTAGAGGGTGTCACACAGGGCATACTCTTCGGTGCCTGGATTCCTTTGCTAAGTGTTATATTAGGGAGGCGCACCCTTGCTGTTGTGTGTGGCAAGATTtgtgcattttcatttttccataa
- the LOC129015331 gene encoding uncharacterized protein LOC129015331 isoform X1: MSGSPQASYPQTYSFTLKHQEIRTFWNLNMRGIGGEEGTEEESSPGQAGGKLKMAACPSWVAEVGAAGALADPGGLKSGSVLPSQTGILGRYSRKLRPQRLKFHSDPGEPESGESPWSPPINPKDSHKDFRGSWQLLHFQLPDPAHFPLSANSNLGPSRGKRLQPSLTPLQMETCAPGCEHFRGCHTGHTLRCLDSFAKCYIREAHPCCCVWQDLCIFIFP, encoded by the exons ATGAGTGGATCCCCACAGGCCAG CTATCCCCAAACATACTCGTTTACACTGAAGCACCAAGAGATCAGAACCTTCTGGAATCTTAATATGCGAGGAATCGGTGGAGAAGAAGGCACTGAAGAAGAGTCGtccccaggccaggctggagGGAAACTCAAGATGGCGGCCTGTCCCTCCTGGGTGGCGGAAGTGGGAGCAGCAGGGGCCCTGGCGGATCCGGGAGGCCTGAAGAGCGGAAGCGTCCTCCCCTCTCAG ACAGGGATCCTTGGGAGATACAG CAGGAAGCTGAGACCCCAGAGGCTGAAATTTCACTcagacccaggagagccagagTCCGGAGAATCCCCCTGGTCTCCGCCCATCAATCCCAAA GACAGCCACAAGGACTTTCGGGGGTCGTGGCAGCTGCTCCACTTCCAACTTCCAGATCCCGCTCACTTTCCTCTTTCCGCCAACTCCAACCTGGGACCAAGCAGGGGAAAGCGGCTCCAGCCCAGCTTGACGCCCCTGCAAATGGAGACCTGTGCACCTGGTTGTGAGCATTTTAGAGGGTGTCACACAGGGCATACTCTTCGGTGCCTGGATTCCTTTGCTAAGTGTTATATTAGGGAGGCGCACCCTTGCTGTTGTGTGTGGCAAGATTtgtgcattttcatttttccataa
- the LOC129015331 gene encoding uncharacterized protein LOC129015331 isoform X5 → MSGSPQASYPQTYSFTLKHQEIRTFWNLNMRGIGGEEGTEEESSPGQAGGKLKMAACPSWVAEVGAAGALADPGGLKSGSVLPSQDSHKDFRGSWQLLHFQLPDPAHFPLSANSNLGPSRGKRLQPSLTPLQMETCAPGCEHFRGCHTGHTLRCLDSFAKCYIREAHPCCCVWQDLCIFIFP, encoded by the exons ATGAGTGGATCCCCACAGGCCAG CTATCCCCAAACATACTCGTTTACACTGAAGCACCAAGAGATCAGAACCTTCTGGAATCTTAATATGCGAGGAATCGGTGGAGAAGAAGGCACTGAAGAAGAGTCGtccccaggccaggctggagGGAAACTCAAGATGGCGGCCTGTCCCTCCTGGGTGGCGGAAGTGGGAGCAGCAGGGGCCCTGGCGGATCCGGGAGGCCTGAAGAGCGGAAGCGTCCTCCCCTCTCAG GACAGCCACAAGGACTTTCGGGGGTCGTGGCAGCTGCTCCACTTCCAACTTCCAGATCCCGCTCACTTTCCTCTTTCCGCCAACTCCAACCTGGGACCAAGCAGGGGAAAGCGGCTCCAGCCCAGCTTGACGCCCCTGCAAATGGAGACCTGTGCACCTGGTTGTGAGCATTTTAGAGGGTGTCACACAGGGCATACTCTTCGGTGCCTGGATTCCTTTGCTAAGTGTTATATTAGGGAGGCGCACCCTTGCTGTTGTGTGTGGCAAGATTtgtgcattttcatttttccataa
- the LOC129015331 gene encoding uncharacterized protein LOC129015331 isoform X7 has protein sequence MSGSPQASYPQTYSFTLKHQEIRTFWNLNMRGIGGEEGTEEESSPGQAGGKLKMAACPSWVAEVGAAGALADPGGLKSGSVLPSQEAETPEAEISLRPRRARVRRIPLVSAHQSQRQPQGLSGVVAAAPLPTSRSRSLSSFRQLQPGTKQGKAAPAQLDAPANGDLCTWL, from the exons ATGAGTGGATCCCCACAGGCCAG CTATCCCCAAACATACTCGTTTACACTGAAGCACCAAGAGATCAGAACCTTCTGGAATCTTAATATGCGAGGAATCGGTGGAGAAGAAGGCACTGAAGAAGAGTCGtccccaggccaggctggagGGAAACTCAAGATGGCGGCCTGTCCCTCCTGGGTGGCGGAAGTGGGAGCAGCAGGGGCCCTGGCGGATCCGGGAGGCCTGAAGAGCGGAAGCGTCCTCCCCTCTCAG GAAGCTGAGACCCCAGAGGCTGAAATTTCACTcagacccaggagagccagagTCCGGAGAATCCCCCTGGTCTCCGCCCATCAATCCCAAA GACAGCCACAAGGACTTTCGGGGGTCGTGGCAGCTGCTCCACTTCCAACTTCCAGATCCCGCTCACTTTCCTCTTTCCGCCAACTCCAACCTGGGACCAAGCAGGGGAAAGCGGCTCCAGCCCAGCTTGACGCCCCTGCAAATGGAGACCTGTGCACCTGGTTGTGA